One Pochonia chlamydosporia 170 chromosome 5, whole genome shotgun sequence DNA segment encodes these proteins:
- a CDS encoding ABC transporter (similar to Metarhizium acridum CQMa 102 XP_007811445.1), translating to MPNPPRIIVNNLSYTFPDYSTGVRNISLDLPPRSRTLLIGANGAGKTTLLRLLAGKRLSPSNTINICGVDPFKESLEGVTYLGLEWVLNPIVRNDIGVLELLRSVGGDAYPERRDELVSMLDIDTHWRMHAVSDGERRRVQLAMGLLRPWTVLFLDEITVDLDVLSRAEFLGWLKRETEQRECTIVYATHILDNLAGWPTHLVHMHLGTVKEWDESDKMLQSIDGTVGRSGNSRLGELVLGWLKDDLKARGPRSNLNLGSEGKTYGFGGIKIGGYGDESKQKEA from the coding sequence TCCCcgcatcatcgtcaacaaccTTTCCTACACATTCCCCGACTACTCCACCGGCGTCCGCAACATCAGTCTCGACCTCCCGCCTCGATCACGAACCCTCCTCATCGGAGCCAACGGCGCCGGCAAAAccaccctcctccgcctcctcgcCGGCAAGCGCCTCTCGccctccaacaccatcaacatctgcGGCGTGGACCCGTTCAAAGAATCCCTCGAGGGCGTAACCTACCTCGGTCTCGAATGGGTGCTTAACCCCATCGTCCGCAATGACATTGGCGTGCTGGAACTTCTCCGCTCGGTAGGAGGCGACGCCTACCCCGAGCGACGGGATGAGCTCGTCTCCATGCTGGATATTGACACCCACTGGCGCATGCATGCCGTGTCGGACGGTGAGCGACGCCGTGTACAGCTCGCGATGGGATTGTTGCGGCCCTGGACGGTGCTGTTCCTCGATGAAATCACCGTGGATTTGGACGTGCTTAGTCGCGCCGAGTTTTTGGGCTGGCTGAAGCGCGAGACGGAGCAGCGGGAGTGCACGATTGTGTATGCCACGCACATTCTGGACAATCTTGCCGGGTGGCCGACTCACCTTGTTCATATGCACTTGGGCACCGTGAAGGAGTGGGACGAGTCGGacaagatgctgcagagcaTCGACGGCACGGTTGGACGATCTGGAAACAGCCGTCTTGGCGAATTGGTCCTGGGCTGGTTGAAGGACGATCTGAAGGCCAGAGGACCTCGAAGTAACCTCAACCTCGGGTCGGAGGGCAAGACATACGGCTTTGGTGGCATCAAGATTGGCGGGTATGGCGATGAATCTAAGCAGAAGGAGGCATAG
- a CDS encoding Mis6 domain-containing protein (similar to Cordyceps militaris CM01 XP_006666611.1), whose protein sequence is MADDNIENLTEDIINASKLPAKARAINIKSTVASFSSLAYDEGIVSTVLDRLIDLVTTPNYLDQASLGAVIRNLYPAERVSADVVLRVVSALGHGTLKASLTLQAGLLKWLVMVYHVLETPAVLAQAYSVLFNLLDTAAIRPQLAHLLALITRRKHVRPFRIQALLNLSRQTGNDPPLVGLLRVFKDYYPEIIVGEAVRGKASAFKHPDLLWRSRLAEIQDAHRQRVAERMPTGPQSGFRVNRPVNRTQRSKAVPIVLTSHATEESVTLEEVEDVSGFVAKMDKLELPNQLVAVLADPLLQKLLILRPNPESYQRISNWLSAVFQEVMAGDADEATLWEVLEVVREFVVQTKTIPPLLLSFFSRFFEVWGGEGKRDVVFDILGFTPLYDFEELHRLIFRPLEAAVQYFAPASQQGLLEMYTNLLRHWTAILQASDTIPEHASTTLASLVLHTNTLSLTLLQTSPSVTTDSSILDFYEQTTRIITDAKLKRYIRIELPPSPLIYTFLFNNSLATVSRICYILACYKRGIETAVATRPRPDTPRIDSHTYDRSYVNLFNGYIMDICNLFWRSRAFNDTDTNAQACTLSAGTINALAAYAVSVDRALPLTSLFSLSHSPVLCYQSIERVRDLEDDAMEHDAEIRVRHGGPVTQSTLTRLANAGGMKLSWQDYRIEVLRSLADSGFPGVAELLKNAMTVLKKSIDGRLSIQGTPIQL, encoded by the exons ATGGCAGACGACAACATTGAGAATCTAACAGAAGATATCATCAATG CATCAAAACTTCCCGCCAAAGCTcgcgccatcaacatcaagtctACAGTCGCATCGTTCTCCTCCCTAGCGTATGATGAGGGCATCGTGTCGACGGTCCTCGACCGGCTTATCGACCTGGTTACCACACCCAACTATCTTGACCAGGCCAGCTTAGGCGCCGTTATCCGGAACTTGTATCCTGCTGAGAGAGTGTCCGCTGATGTCGTGTTGCGCGTGGTGTCGGCGCTGGGACATGGAACGCTCAAAGCCTCGCTTACCTTGCAAGCTGGGCTGCTGAAGTGGTTGGTCATGGTATATCATGTGCTGGAGACGCCAGCGGTATTGGCTCAGGCGTACTCCGTTTTGTTCAATTTGCTTGATACGGCTGCTATTCG ACCACAGTTGGCGCATCTGTTGGCCTTGATCACGAGGAGAAAGCATGTGCGGCCGTTCAGGATTCAAGCATT GTTGAATCTGTCGCGACAAACGGGGAATGATCCGCCGTTGGTGGGACTGCTGAGGGTGTTTAAGGATTATTATCCTGAGATTATTGTTGGTGAAGCCGTTCGCGGCAAGGCTTCTGCTTTTAAG CATCCGGATCTATTATGGCGATCTCGCCTGGCGGAAATTCAAGACGCTCATCGACAACGTGTTGCCGAGCGGATGCCAACAGGACCGCAGAGCGGATTCAGAGTTAATAGACCTGTCAACAGGACACAGAGGAGCAAAGCTGTTCCTATTGTATTGACGTCTCACGCAACAGAG GAATCGGTCACTCTGGAAGAAGTCGAAGATGTATCTGGCTTCGTGGCTAAGATGGACAAACTCGAACTCCCCAACCAGCTGGTTGCTGTACTGGCCGACCCTCTATTGCAAAAACTGCTCATCCTGAGACCAAATCCTGAATCGTACCAGCGAATATCGAACTGGCTCAGCGCTGTATTTCAAGAAGTCATGGCTGGAGACGCGGACGAAGCAACCTTGTGGGAGGTGCTTGAGGTGGTGAGGGAGTTTGTTGTTCAGACCAAGACGATTCCACCTCTGCTGCTAAGCTTCTTCAGTCGGTTTTTTGAGGTTTggggcggcgagggcaagaGGGATGTTGTGTTTGACATTCTTGGGTTTACACCCCTTTACGATTTCGAGG AACTACACCGACTTATATTCAGGCCCCTCGAAGCAGCAGTGCAATATTTTGCACCCGCATCTCAACAGGGACTCTTGGAAATGTACACCAATCTCCTGCGGCATTGGACAGCAATACTACAAGCAAGCGACACCATACCCGAGCACGCCAGCACAACACTCGCCTCACTCGTCCTCCACACAAACACCCTTTCTCTAACACTCTTACAAACAAGCCCATCCGTCACCACAGACTCCTCCATCCTAGACTTCTACGAACAGACAACCcgcatcatcaccgacgCCAAACTCAAACGCTACATCCGCATCGAACTGCCCCCCTCCCCCCTAATATACAccttcctcttcaacaactcccTCGCCACCGTCTCCCGAATCTGCTACATCCTCGCGTGCTACAAACGGGGCATCGAAACCGCCGTCGCCACCCGGCCCCGTCCCGACACCCCCCGAATCGACTCCCACACCTACGACAGATCGTAcgtcaacctcttcaacGGCTACATCATGGACATATGCAACCTCTTCTGGAGGAGCCGCGCGTTCAACGACACCGACACAAACGCTCAGGCGTGCACCTTATCCGCCGGGACGATCAACGCGCTCGCCGCGTACGCGGTATCCGTGGACCGCGCCCTGCCGCTGACTTCTCTTTTTTCGCTGTCCCATTCGCCTGTCCTTTGCTACCAGAGCATAGAACGCGTACGGGACCTGGAGGACGACGCGATGGAACATGATGCTGAAATTAGGGTGCGGCATGGGGGTCCAGTGACGCAGAGTACGTTGACGAGGCTTGCGAATGCGGGGGGCATGAAGTTGAGCTGGCAGGATTATAGGATTGAAGtgttgaggagtttggcggATAGTGGGTTTCCGGGGGTGGcggagttgttgaagaatgctATGACGGTACTTAAGAAGTCCATTGATGGGAGGTTGAGCATTCAGGGGACGCCGATACAGCTGTGA
- a CDS encoding GTPase activating protein (similar to Coccidioides immitis RS XP_001239192.1): MSPQPEDDPISPGSTRQGGLATVFRSLTNSKSIRAPPPLSSPSAALPRAELINAMSTSSQGLSTNHMDAFELLKNGSPSERISAANTLKYAITEYPLNPILDIWYAAKDLIDPNNPASTRAAGWELLTECAKHASSTDLERKEYFQTLSAPANPEDFHLQLAALVDLTSRGRVLAGFDYDLLPLLTVWLQEAYNAARSARKNSHSGRGAASSSRGKAAASGEDKNFAQLFVFLLDVIKFSFNTADEPAVKDLIETILTICMSTSQEDDLRSCINVLDAIVTFGSIPQSKLKDCVQVLSSIYCMVPNLQKNSWHTVANLCKSHNGQATVRIMLDILRNLQPGVNEKDSSREIRGSLAVLQKLLSKTAEKGYPPVPYALLVDGLSNTLKATKSLRVYSAVLQLINSLFDDGLGNIHRLIVDEDWSTSLDVAAECYRRVHEGVDASQTSQFHDDSQEAVVDRELLTLIHRLDTVIKEKSGDFVPRQAIVKFFTDVHTLLPDETARTVLDYFQEFRCCSPSDLRWEENLNLVLEAFFSNRMRSSDTRLRALQATMDAYEIVDLVGDGAEQNFIPRLAKSILQNIAEEGDVLVLDAVMSLMVSVVVSCDMELFDFVIEALRAIVVGDRLKSPISSPGMSSTISPTTVDAPAPGLGQSQSPSNVVTRGYVRMFLRVMNSHSEKSVKLYNALVGIAKTSHCETDARLTAMKLLFRLRADWANRVFVTDDLDNTSLATAMCRTDASFAKKQAEEAAQSLRLSRSDHGNQSRSSRGVSLSQSQLPERAFPVRTPSGARSIATKYHQLWKCPDPEALPEPIPTLISPVLVSHSMATDATESNDDADEYSLTARHRKPSTLNMTNWLEAVLDTLQGSEWEVYSFVLVHLPSQLSNHAIFRDAIPQIQELRRIICDQIRSNGFQEPPFVSGLRRADVAICLFHSLTMILSYHEHFGKGDEDEIVKTFVLGIGTWERTAKYCIHALSICCHELPLSTSKSLVQMLNQMAASITQPHVSVHILEFLACLSRLHNVYVNFREDEYRIVFAICFRYLEYARDKRQSNRSSHQSEPTTPGTPGPTSGESTQAGPPSEELPQYVHALAYHVILFWFLALKLPDRATHVAWIVKKLFTDSDTSGQNADEQALTSIDFMQRVTYADVDESCEDPYFTEDRFGPIVKKQWLIGNSVVTVKQATISGWAQIIKRQPSGTSAYTIRETYTPPPPHQVENHVDVSREGQPTTNSILPSHVLVQLMSPVPQSFESTRPIPLPDDEAVDRAIRVFDRSSSVDSHKVGVIYIGEGQETEAEILANVSGSSDYTEFLNNLGTLTKLKGATFNTQGLDREYDSDGQYTFCWRDRVTEIVFHVTTQMPTNIERDPQGTLKKRHIGNDFVNIIFNDSGKPFRFDTFPSQFNYVNIVITPASRASFIATRTADRPGAGQPFYRVQVLSKPGFPEISPASETKMVSLNALPGFIRLVALNASVFCHVWNAREGGEHISSWSGRLREIKRLRERYGPKTGTSLAPSPPPTSSSQTQPSELSRPSSSVRDSFSSLRRTSVATFFTSTSEQTSHRSSMLSSSATTHDTEVGHPNGTNALVESVDFSKWA, from the coding sequence ATGTCCCCGCAGCCAGAAGATGATCCTATTTCTCCAGGTTCAACTCGCCAGGGCGGCCTGGCTACGGTCTTTCGCAGCTTGACGAATTCCAAGTCGATCAGAGCCCCGCCTCCGCTGTCCAGTCCTTCGGCTGCCTTGCCTCGAGCTGAGCtcatcaatgccatgtcaACGAGTTCCCAGGGCTTGTCCACGAACCACATGGACGCatttgagctgctcaagaATGGCAGCCCGAGCGAACGCATCTCTGCGGCGAATACTCTGAAATACGCAATCACCGAATATCCTCTCAACCCAATTCTGGATATTTGGTACGCTGCAAAAGATCTCATCGACCCGAACAacccagcttcaacaagaGCCGCTGGTTGGGAGCTGCTAACGGAGTGCGCGAAGCATGCATCGTCGACCGACTTGGAGCGAAAGGAGTACTTTCAAACTCTGTCTGCACCTGCGAACCCGGAAGATTTTCATTTGCAACTTGCCGCCCTTGTTGATCTGACGAGCCGGGGTCGTGTGCTCGCTGGCTTCGACTATGACCTGCTACCCCTTCTCACCGTATGGCTTCAAGAGGCATACAACGCAGCCCGCAGCGCTAGAAAGAATTCACATTCCGGCCGAGGCGCTGCCAGTTCCTCCAGGGGCAAAGCCGCGGCCTCAGGTGAAGATAAGAACTTTGCGCAGCTCTTCGTCTTTCTTCTAGATGTCATCAAATTCAGTTTCAATACCGCCGACGAGCCCGCCGTCAAGGACCTAATTGAGACCATCCTTACCATTTGCATGAGCACAAGCCAAGAGGATGACTTGCGGTCTTGCATCAACGTTCTAGATGCCATCGTCACGTTTGGCTCCATTCCACAAAGTAAATTGAAGGATTGTGTTCAAGTACTGAGCTCAATTTACTGCATGGTTCCTAATTTGCAGAAGAATTCATGGCACACAGTTGCCAATTTATGCAAATCACACAACGGTCAAGCCACAGTTCGAATCATGCTGGACATTCTCAGAAATTTGCAGCCTGGCGTCAATGAAAAAGACTCGAGCAGAGAAATTCGGGGCAGTTTGGCTGTCTTGCAGAAGCTTCTGTCGAAGACGGCTGAGAAGGGTTATCCGCCTGTGCCTTATGCCTTATTGGTTGACGGACTCTCCAACACGCTGAAGGCGACAAAATCACTGCGCGTGTACTCCGCGGTGCTGCAACTTATCAACTCGCTTTTTGACGATGGACTGGGCAATATTCACAGACtgattgtggatgaggatTGGTCAACGTCACTTGATGTTGCAGCGGAATGTTACCGACGTGTTCATGAAGGCGTTGATGCGTCACAAACCTCGCAGTTTCATGACGACTCTCAAGAGGCAGTGGTTGACCGCGAACTACTGACACTTATCCATCGCTTAGATACAGTCATCAAGGAAAAGTCTGGCGACTTTGTTCCCCGACAGGCTATTGTCAAGTTTTTCACCGACGTCCACACGTTGCTCCCAGACGAAACCGCTAGAACAGTACTCGACTACTTCCAAGAGTTTCGGTGTTGCTCTCCCTCTGATTTGAGATGGGAGGAAAATTTGAACCTGGTATTGGAAGCTTTCTTTAGCAACCGCATGAGAAGTTCCGACACACGACTAAGGGCCTTGCAAGCCACCATGGATGCGTACGAGATCGTTGATCTTGTCGGTGACGGCGCAGAGCAGAACTTCATCCCGCGACTGGCGAAGAGCATTCTACAAAACATTGCAGAGGAAGGCGATGTGCTCGTGCTCGATGCTGTCATGTCCCTCATGGTGTCTGTCGTGGTGTCGTGCGACATGGAACTGTTCGACTTTGTTATTGAGGCTTTGAGAGCCATAGTGGTTGGAGACAGACTAAAATCTCCAATCTCGTCACCCGGTATGTCATCTACGATTTCGCCAACAACAGTGGATGCTCCTGCGCCAGGTCTCGGACAATCGCAGTCGCCGTCGAACGTGGTCACGAGAGGTTACGTGAGAATGTTTCTGCGGGTCATGAACTCCCATAGCGAAAAGAGCGTCAAGTTGTACAATGCTCTTGTCGGAATTGCAAAGACGAGTCACTGCGAGACTGATGCCAGACTTACCGCAATGAAACTTCTGTTTCGTCTACGTGCCGATTGGGCCAATAGAGTCTTTGTTACCGACGACCTTGACAACActtccttggcaacagccatGTGCCGCACAGATGCCTCgtttgccaagaagcaggcagAGGAAGCAGCCCAATCTCTGCGCTTGTCGAGAAGTGATCACGGCAATCAGTCACGATCATCACGCGGCGTATCTTTGAGTCAATCTCAGCTTCCGGAACGAGCCTTTCCTGTACGGACGCCGAGCGGGGCAAGAAGTATCGCAACGAAATATCACCAGCTTTGGAAATGCCCCGACCCCGAGGCCTTACCAGAACCCATACCTACCCTCATCAGTCCTGTGCTCGTGTCCCATTCAATGGCGACAGACGCTACGGAATCCAACGACGACGCGGACGAATATTCTCTGACCGCCCGGCATCGAAAGCCATCTACACTGAATATGACCAACTGGCTTGAAGCCGTTCTCGATACACTGCAGGGCAGCGAATGGGAGGTATACAgttttgttcttgttcatCTGCCATCACAGCTTAGCAATCATGCCATTTTTAGAGACGCAATTCCGCAAATTCAAGAATTGCGTCGGATAATATGTGACCAAATTCGGTCAAATGGCTTCCAGGAACCTCCATTCGTATCTGGGCTGCGACGAGCAGACGTTGCTATCTGTCTCTTTCACAGTCTTACAATGATTCTCAGCTACCATGAACATTTCGGCAAAGGTGACGAGGACGAGATTGTCAAGACATTTGTTCTTGGGATCGGTACTTGGGAGCGTACAGCGAAATATTGCATCCATGCCTTGTCGATATGCTGCCACGAACTTCCTCTATCAACAAGCAAGTCCCTTGTGCAAATGCTCAACCAAATGGCGGCTAGTATCACGCAGCCTCACGTGTCGGTTCATATCCTAGAGTTTCTGGCCTGCCTTAGTCGCCTGCACAATGTCTATGTCAACTTTAGAGAAGATGAGTACAGAATTGTGTTTGCAATTTGCTTCCGGTACTTGGAGTACGCAAGGGATAAGCGACAGTCAAACCGCAGTAGCCATCAGAGTGAGCCGACTACGCCGGGGACACCAGGCCCGACTTCTGGAGAGTCCACACAGGCTGGTCCACCATCAGAGGAGCTGCCTCAATACGTCCATGCTTTGGCATACCATGTGATATTGTTTTGGTTTCTAGCTTTGAAACTTCCGGATCGCGCGACTCATGTCGCATGGATTGTGAAGAAGTTGTTTACCGACTCTGATACCTCTGGACAGAACGCTGATGAACAAGCACTTACTTCGATTGATTTCATGCAGAGGGTCACCTATGCGGATGTCGATGAGTCCTGCGAAGATCCGTACTTCACGGAGGACCGATTTGGGCCGATTGTAAAGAAGCAGTGGCTCATTGGGAACAGCGTAGTGACAGTGAAACAAGCGACAATATCCGGGTGGGCGCAGATCATCAAGCGACAGCCTTCGGGAACATCGGCGTATACAATTCGCGAGACGTacacgccgccgccgccacatCAAGTAGAGAACCATGTTGATGTGAGCCGAGAGGGCCAACCAACTACCAACTCTATTCTTCCTAGCCATGTCCTGGTTCAGCTCATGTCACCTGTGCCTCAGAGTTTCGAGTCGACTAGGCCCATTCCATTACCAGACGACGAAGCGGTTGACCGTGCAATCAGAGTGTTTGACCGAAGTTCCAGTGTGGACAGCCACAAGGTCGGCGTCATTTACATTGGCGAAGGGCAGGAAACCGAGGCTGAGATTCTCGCGAACGTATCGGGCAGCAGCGACTACACAGAGTTCTTGAACAATCTGGGAACTCTTACAAAGCTCAAGGGCGCAACGTTCAACACGCAGGGATTGGATCGAGAGTATGATTCCGACGGGCAGTATACGTTTTGTTGGCGTGATAGGGTGACGGAGATTGTTTTCCACGTCACGACTCAAATGCCAACAAATATAGAACGCGACCCTCAAGGCACTCTCAAGAAGCGACATATTGGCAACGATTTTGTCAATATCATATTCAATGATTCGGGCAAACCGTTTAGGTTTGATACGTTTCCGAGTCAGTTCAACTATGTCAACATTGTTATAACACCAGCGTCTCGTGCGTCTTTTATTGCAACAAGAACAGCTGATAGGCCTGGGGCTGGACAGCCATTCTACCGAGTTCAAGTTTTGAGCAAACCTGGCTTTCCGGAAATATCACCTGCATCAGAGACCAAGATGGTGTCCTTGAATGCGTTGCCTGGCTTCATCCGCCTCGTAGCACTCAACGCTTCGGTGTTCTGTCATGTTTGGAATGCGAGGGAGGGTGGCGAGCACATCAGTTCGTGGAGCGGTCGGCTCAGAGAGATTAAGCGTCTCCGCGAGAGATATGGCCCAAAAACAGGCACGAGCTTGGCGCCATCGCCACCTCCGACCTCGTCCTCACAAACTCAGCCCTCTGAGCTGTCACGTCCCAGCAGCAGCGTGCGGGATAGTTTTAGCAGCCTTCGGCGCACCAGCGTCGCTACGTTTTTCACCAGCACTAGCGAACAAACCTCCCACCGATCATCCATGCTGTCTTCATCGGCGACTACACACGACACCGAAGTAGGGCATCCTAATGGGACGAACGCTTTGGTGGAGTCTGTGGACTTTTCCAAGTGGGCATAA
- a CDS encoding chromosome segregation protein Cse1 (similar to Coccidioides immitis RS XP_001239191.1), producing MAADIGHISQLLNATLDPSQHRKAENALKQEATKPQYSLTLLNIVNSDSLPPNTRLAASLAFKNFIRSNYVDEEGNYKISQDEVQIIKERLIGLMISSPPNVQKQLGEAISVIADSDFWRRWDTLTQELVSRFSTTDPKINVGVLEVAHSIFNRWRPLNRSNELYIEINHVITTFGQPFVQLLVTTDSKIAQNSNNKDVLKGWFETLDMQIKILYDMSSHDLPPIFEENLASISELLHKYLTYDNPLLRTDDDDEVSVADTVKAGICELLELYTIKYDEDFSKYCQPFITSAWNLLSSVGPETKYDNLVSKSLHFLTAVAGTAEHAGIFNDEGVLSQIVEKVILPNVALRESDIEMFEDEPIEFIRRDLEGSDTDSRRRSSTDFLRKLQEKFETPVTTAVSKYITHYLDQGKTDWKAKDTAVYLFLSIAAKGAVTAAQGVKTVNPLVNVVEFFEQHIAADLMASEGVEPISKVDAIKYLYTFRSQLSREQWKVALTPLIQNLNSSNYVVYTYAAIAVERVLFLADDAGNQMFPRADIEPFAKDLLNHLFKLIERETNAAKLQENEFLMRCVMRILIVIKDGAAPMLDNVLTHLILITNVMKHNPSNPRFYYYHFEAMGALVRYCSGTNTAIFNQKLWEPFNLILTEDVTEFIPYIFQILAQLLESSPADAVSENFKNLLGPLLAAPLWETRGNVPACVRLLSAVIPKASRLIIENNQLEAVLGIFQKLLAFKKSEVQAFDILDAIVNSFEPTALDKYFGTILQLLYTKLQGSPADSFKIRFARFYHLVSARLEAGYGADFFIKQSDQLDERAFSQVYPPFVLAETEKLAKPVDRKTAVVSLTKTLCDSQVFGQKFMKGWANSCRILLSLLANPPAVIAGMGDEIIAEQSVDDIGFGMTFTALNMCRPLARDDFPEVQNVTTWVKEYMVAANQRHGGAIEGFITQRLPPEQQEAIAQYIR from the exons ATGGCCGCCGACATTGGTCATATCTCCCAGTTGCTGAACGCAACACTTGATCCTTCTCAGCACCGCAAAG CCGAGAATGCTCTCAAACAAGAGGCAACCAAACCCCAGTATTCGCTCACTCTCCTGAACATTGTCAATTCCGACTCCCTCCCTCCAAATACCCGACTCGCGGCTTCTTTGGCCTTCAAGAACTTCATTCGTTCCAACTATGTG GACGAGGAAGGCAACTACAAAATCTCGCAAGATGAGGTGCAAATAATAAAAGAGCGCTTGATTGGGTTGATGATTTCCAGCCCGCCAAATGTCCAGAAGCAGCTTGGGGAAGCAATCAGCGTCATCGCCGACTCTGACTTTTGGAGGCGATGGGATACGCTTACCCAG GAACTTGTCAGTCGGTTTTCTACCACAGACCCCAAGATCAACGTCGGTGTTCTCGAGGTCGCCCATTCTATTTTTAACCGATGGCGTCCTCTCAATCGATCCAACGAGCTGTATATCGAGATCAACCACGTAATCACAACATTTGGCCAACCTTTTGTCCAGTTGCTAGTT ACGACCGACAGCAAAATCGCCcagaacagcaacaacaaagaTGTCCTCAAAGGCTGGTTCGAGACGCTTGATATGCAGATCAAGATTCTGTACGACATGTCTTCGCACGACCTTCCTCCGATCTTCGAAGAGAACCTCGCTAGCATCTCCGAGCTTTTGCACAAATACCTTACATACGACAATCCCCTGTTGCGgaccgacgacgacgacgaagttAGCGTTGCTGATACTGTCAAGGCTGGAATTTGCGAGTTGCTAGAGTTGTACACCATCAAGTACGACGAAGACTTTTCCAAATACTGCCAACCCTTTATTACTAGCGCATGGAACCTGTTGTCCAGCGTTGGCCCCGAGACGAAGTACGACAACCTAGTGAGCAAGAGCTTGCATTTCTTGACCGCGGTTGCCGGCACTGCTGAGCATGCCGGAATTTTCAACGACGAAGGAGTACTGTCGCAGATCGTCGAAAAGGTCATCCTGCCGAATGTTGCTCTGAGAGAATCAGATATTGAGATGTTCGAGGACGAACCTATCGAGTTTATCCGGCGAGATCTGGAGGGCTCCGACACAGACTCAAGGCGACGGTCTTCCACGGACTTCTTGCGAAAGCTACAAGAAAAATTCGAAACACCCGTGACCACGGCCGTTTCGAAATACATAACCCACTATCTTGATCAAGGCAAGACGGATTGGAAAGCCAAGGACACGGCCGTCTACCTGTTCTTGTCGATCGCGGCTAAAGGAGCTGTCACCGCCGCACAGGGTGTAAAGACCGTCAACCCGCTTGTTAACGTTGTTGAGTTTTTTGAGCAGCACATTGCCGCTGATCTCATGGCCAGTGAAGGCGTTGAGCCCATTTCCAAGgtcgatgccatcaaatATCTCTACACCTTCCGCAGCCAGTTGTCCAGAGAACAGTGGAAAGTTGCTTTGACGCCACTGATCCAAAAtctgaactcatcaaacTATGTTGTCTACACATATGCTGCAATTGCAGTAGAACGTGTGCTGttcttggctgatgatgcGGGCAATCAAATGTTCCCAAGGGCCGATATTGAGCCCTTTGCAAAGGATCTGCTGAATCACCTCTTCAAGTTGATTGAGCGCGAGACCAATGCCGCCAAATTGCAGGAAAACGAGTTTTTGATGCGCTGTGTTATGAGAATTCTCATTGTCATCAAGGACGGAGCCGCGCCAATGCTGGATAATGTTCTCACCCACCTTATTCTTATTACTAACGTCATGAAGCACAACCCTAGCAACCCTCGATTCTATTACTACCACTTCGAGGCCATGGGTGCGCTGGTACGATACTGCTCTGGAACTAACACGGCAATTTTCAACCAGAAATTGTGGGAACCATTTAACCTGATCCTAACCGAAGACGTAACCGAGTTCATCCCCTATATTTTCCAGATTCTTGCCCAGTTGCTAGAGTCTAGTCCCGCAGACGCTGTTTCAGAGAACTTCAAGAACTTGCTAGGGCCTCTCCTGGCTGCGCCTCTGTGGGAGACTCGTGGCAACGTTCCTGCTTGCGTTCGTCTTTTGTCCGCAGTCATCCCCAAGGCATCGCGATTGATTATTGAGAACAACCAGCTAGAAGCTGTGCTGGGCATTTTCCAAAAGCTGCTTGCATTCAAAAAGTCCGAGGTCCAGGCttttgacattttggacGCTATTGTCAACTCCTTTGAACC CACTGCTCTGGACAAATACTTTGGCACAATTCTGCAGCTATTATACACAAAGCTGCAAGGCTCACCTGCTGATTCGTTCAAGATTCGGTTCGCCCGCTTCTATCATTTGGTCAGTGCCAGGCTGGAAGCAGGATACGGTGcagacttcttcatcaagcagTCAGACCAATTGGATGAACGTGCATTTTCACAAGTCTACCCTCCCTTTGTGCTCGCCGAGACGGAAAAGCTCGCAAAGCCAGTCGACCGGAAAACGGCCGTCGTGTCACTGACCAAGACGCTCTGCGATTCGCAAGTATTTGGGCAGAAATTCATGAAAGGCTGGGCCAACAGCTGCCGCATCCTGTTGTCCCTGCTTGCTAACCCACCCGCCGTCATTGCTGGCATGGGCGATGAAATCATCGCCGAGCAATCCGTTGATGACATTGGCTTCGGTATGACATTTACCGCGCTCAACATGTGCCGACCCTTGGCGCGGGATGACTTCCCCGAAGTGCAAAATGTAACTACATGGGTGAAGGAGTATATGGTTGCAGCTAATCAGCGACATGGCGGGGCTATTGAAGGGTTCATTACACAAAGACTTCCCCCGGAGCAACAAGAGGCCATTGCACAATATATCCGCTGA